One window of Dama dama isolate Ldn47 chromosome 30, ASM3311817v1, whole genome shotgun sequence genomic DNA carries:
- the IRS2 gene encoding insulin receptor substrate 2 isoform X1: MASPPEHGPPGPAGGDGPNLNNNNNNNNHSVRKCGYLRKQKHGHKRFFVLRGPGAGGDEAGAGGGPAPQPPRLEYYESEKKWRSKAGAPKRVIALDCCLNINKRADAKHKYLIALYTKDEYFAVAADNEQEQEGWYRALTDLVSEGRAGAGDAPPAAAAAAAASGSCSASLPGALGGSAGAAAADDSYGLVAPATAAYREVWQVNLKPKGLGQSKNLTGVYRLCLSARTIGFVKLNCEQPSVTLQLMSIRRCGHSDSFFFIEVGRSAVTGPGELWMQADDSVVAQNIHETILEAMKALKELFEFRPRSKSQSSGSSATHPISVPGARRHHHLVNLPPSQTGLVRRSRTDSLAATPPAAKCSACRVRTASEGDGGAAAAAAAAAAAGAGAGSGAAAAAAGGRPVSVAGSPLSPGPVRAPLSRSHTLSGGRAGKAALAPAGGGLQHSRSMSMPVAHSPPAATSPGSLSSSSGHGSGSYPPPPGPHPHLQHPLHPQRPSSGSASASGSPSDPGFMSLDEYGSSPGDLRVYCGHRSNTPESIAETPPARDGSAGELYGYMTMERPLSHCGGRAYRRVSGDGAPDLDRGLRKRTYSLTTPARQRPAPQPSSASLDEYTLMRATFSGSSGRLCPSCSASSPKVAYHPYPEDYGDVEIGSHRSSSSNLGADDGYVPMTPGVALLGAGSGSCKSDDYMPMSPTSVSAPKQILQPRPGPAALPPAGPAVPTPASAAGRAFPGTAGGYKTGSPAESSPEDSGYMRMWCGSKLSMESADSKLLPNGDYLNMSPSDAGTAGTPPDFFSAAGETLRGVPGYCYSSLPRSYKAPHACHGDSDQYVLMSSPVGRVLEEEQLEPAPGPAQASSAFPAAAAGSGHPQPPLPAVPSPGRPGGGGGSRPDGFLAQRCRAVRPTRLSLEGLPALPRMHEYPLPPEPRSPGEYINIDFGEAGARLSPPAPPLLASAASSSSLLSASSPASSLGSGTPGTSGDSRQRSPLSDYMNLDFSSPKSPQPGAQGRDPVGSLDALLSPEASVYPPLPPRPAAPSSALQPPPLPPPPGELYRLPAATTSQGPGAAASSSSGTGDNGDYTEMAFGVAATPPQPIAAPPKPDGARVSSPVSGLKRLSLMDQVSGVEAFLQAGQPPDPHRGAKVIRADPQGGRRRHSSETFSSTTTVTPVSPSFAHTPKRHNSASVENVSLRKGSEGGCGGGLGGGDEPPSSPRQPSPTPQQARAWTPAQPGCSLVGCPGGNSSPMRRETSAGFQNGLNYIAIDVRDEPGLSPPLQQHPHGQTGDRSAWGRTRSLGGLISAVGAASPAGVCGGPGPGALPAANAYASIDFLTHHLKEATVVKGPLLRILGQDSWQSTCRRIALVKTYPASPP; encoded by the coding sequence ATGGCGAGCCCGCCGGAGCACGGGCCCCCCGGGCCGGCGGGCGGGGACGGCCCCaacctcaacaacaacaacaacaacaacaaccacagcgTGCGCAAGTGCGGCTACCTGCGCAAGCAGAAGCACGGCCACAAGCGCTTCTTCGTGCTGCGCGGGCCCGGCGCGGGCGGCGACGAGGCGGGCGCGGGCGGGGGCCCGGCGCCGCAGCCGCCGCGGCTCGAGTACTACGAGAGCGAGAAGAAGTGGCGGAGCAAGGCGGGCGCCCCGAAGCGGGTCATCGCGCTCGACTGCTGCCTGAACATCAACAAGCGCGCCGACGCCAAGCACAAGTACCTGATCGCCCTCTACACCAAGGACGAGTACTTCGCCGTGGCGGCCGACAACGAGCAGGAGCAGGAGGGCTGGTACCGCGCGCTCACCGACCTGGTCAGCGAGGGCCGCGCGGGCGCCGGCGACgcgccccccgccgccgccgccgccgccgccgcctccgggTCCTGCAGCGCCTCCCTGCCCGGCGCCCTGGGCGGCTCGGCGGGCGCCGCCGCGGCCGATGACAGCTACGGGCTGGTGGCGCCCGCCACGGCCGCCTACCGCGAGGTGTGGCAGGTGAACCTGAAGCCCAAGGGCCTGGGCCAGAGCAAGAACCTGACGGGCGTGTACCGCCTGTGCCTGTCGGCGCGCACCATCGGCTTCGTGAAGCTCAACTGCGAGCAGCCGTCGGTGACGCTGCAGCTCATGAGCATCCGCCGCTGCGGCCACTCGGACAGCTTCTTCTTCATCGAGGTGGGCCGCTCGGCCGTCACGGGCCCCGGCGAGCTGTGGATGCAGGCGGACGACTCGGTGGTGGCGCAGAACATCCACGAGACCATCCTGGAGGCCATGAAGGCGCTCAAGGAGCTCTTCGAGTTCCGGCCGCGCAGCAAGAGCCAGTCGTCCGGCTCGTCGGCCACGCACCCCATCAGCGTGCCCGGCGCGCGCCGCCATCACCACTTGGTCAACCTGCCCCCGAGCCAGACGGGGCTGGTGCGCCGCTCGCGCACCGACAGCCTGGCAGCCACCCCGCCCGCCGCCAAGTGCAGCGCGTGCCGGGTGCGCACGGCCAGCGAGGGCGAcggcggcgcggcggcggcggcggcggctgcggcggcggcgggggccggggcggggtccggggcggcggcggcggcggcgggcggcagGCCGGTGTCGGTGGCGGGCAGCCCCCTGAGCCCGGGCCCGGTGCGCGCGCCACTGAGCCGCTCGCACACGCTGAGCGGCGGCCGCGCGGGCAAGGCGGCGCTGGCGCCGGCAGGGGGCGGCCTGCAGCACAGCCGCTCCATGTCCATGCCAGTGGCGCACTCGCCCCCGGCGGCCACCAGCCCCGGCAGCCTGTCGTCCAGCAGCGGGCACGGCTCGGGCTCCTACCCGCCGCCCCCCGGCCCGCACCCGCACCTGCAGCACCCCCTGCACCCCCAGCGCCCCTCCAGCGGCAGCGCCTCGGCCTCGGGCTCCCCCAGCGACCCCGGCTTCATGTCCTTGGACGAGTATGGCTCCAGCCCCGGGGACCTGAGGGTCTACTGCGGCCACCGGAGCAACACGCCCGAGTCCATCGCCGAGACGCCCCCGGCGCGGGATGGCAGCGCGGGTGAGCTGTACGGCTACATGACCATGGAGCGGCCGCTGAGCCACTGCGGCGGCCGCGCCTACCGCAGGGTCTCCGGGGACGGCGCCCCGGACTTGGACCGAGGGCTGAGGAAGCGGACTTACTCGCTGACCACGCCTGCCCGGCAGCGGCCGGCGCCCCAGCCGTCCTCCGCGTCCCTGGACGAGTACACGCTGATGCGGGCCACCTTCTCGGGCAGCTCCGGCCGCCTGTGCCCGTCCTGCAGCGCGTCCTCTCCCAAGGTGGCCTACCACCCGTACCCCGAGGACTACGGCGACGTCGAGATCGGCTCGCACCGCAGCTCTAGCAGTAACCTGGGCGCGGACGACGGCTACGTGCCCATGACCCCCGGCGTGGCCCTCCTGGGGGCGGGCAGCGGGAGCTGCAAGAGCGACGACTACATGCCCATGAGCCCCACCAGCGTGTCGGCCCCGAAGCAGATCCTGCAGCCACGCCCCGGGCCCGCCGCCTTGCCCCCTGCGGGGCCAGCGGTGCCCACGCCCGCGTCGGCAGCCGGCAGGGCCTTCCCGGGCACCGCGGGCGGCTACAAGACCGGCTCCCCGGCCGAGAGCTCCCCCGAGGACAGCGGGTACATGCGCATGTGGTGCGGTTCCAAGCTGTCCATGGAGAGCGCCGACAGCAAGCTGCTGCCCAACGGGGACTACCTCAACATGTCCCCCAGCGACGCGGGCACCGCGGGCACCCCGCCCGACTTCTTCTCTGCTGCGGGGGAGACTCTGCGGGGCGTGCCCGGCTACTGCTACAGCTCCCTGCCCCGCTCCTACAAGGCCCCCCACGCCTGCCACGGCGACAGCGACCAGTACGTGCTCATGAGCTCGCCCGTGGGCCGGGTCTTGGAGGAGGAGCAGCTGGAGCCGGCCCCCGGCCCCGCGCAGGCGTCCAGTGCCTTCCCGGCCGCGGCGGCTGGCAGCGGCCACCCCCAGCCACCCCTCCCCGCCGTGCCTTCGCCTGGGAGGCCAGGCGGTGGCGGAGGTAGCCGCCCCGACGGCTTCCTGGCTCAGCGCTGCCGGGCAGTGCGGCCCACGCGCCTGTCTCTGGAGGGTCTGCCGGCCCTGCCCCGCATGCACGAATACCCGCTGCCCCCCGAACCCAGGAGTCCAGGCGAGTACATCAACATCGACTTCGGGGAGGCCGGCGCGCGCCTGTCGCCGCCCGCGCCCCCGCTCCTGGCCTCGGCCGCCTCCTCATCGTCGCTGCTGTCCGCCAGCAGCCCGGCCTCGTCCCTGGGCTCCGGCACCCCGGGCACGAGCGGGGACAGCCGGCAGCGCTCCCCGCTCTCCGACTACATGAACCTCGACTTCAGCTCGCCCAAGTCGCCGCAGCCGGGCGCCCAGGGCCGGGACCCCGTGGGCTCCTTGGACGCTCTGCTGTCCCCAGAGGCCTCCGTGTACCCGCCGCTGCCCCCTCGCCCGGCCGCCCCCTCCTCGGCCCTGCAGCCGCCGCCCCTGCCGCCCCCGCCGGGCGAGCTGTACCGCCTGCCTGCGGCAACCACCTCCCAGGGCCCAGGCGCGGCCGCCTCCTCGTCCTCGGGCACGGGGGACAACGGTGACTACACCGAGATGGCCTTCGGCGTGGCCGCCACCCCGCCGCAACCGATCGCGGCGCCCCCGAAGCCCGACGGTGCCCGGGTGAGCAGCCCCGTGTCCGGCCTCAAGAGGCTGAGCCTCATGGATCAGGTGTCGGGGGTCGAGGCCTTCCTGCAGGCCGGCCAGCCCCCAGACCCGCACCGAGGGGCCAAGGTCATCCGCGCGGACCCTCAGGGGGGCCGCCGCCGCCACAGCTCCGAGACCTTCTCTTCGACCACCACTGTGACCCCCGTGTCCCCGTCCTTTGCTCACACCCCCAAGCGTCACAACTCGGCCTCGGTGGAGAACGTTTCTCTCAGGAAAGGCAGCGAAGGGGGCTGCGGCGGCGGCCTGGGTGGGGGCGACGAGCCCCCCTCGTCGCCGCGCCAGCCCTCGCCGACGCCGCAGCAGGCGCGGGCCTGGACGCCGGCTCAGCCCGGCTGCAGCCTGGTCGGCTGTCCCGGGGGCAACAGTTCGCCCATGCGCCGGGAGACGTCCGCCGGCTTCCAGAATGGCCTCAACTACATCGCCATCGACGTGAGGGACGAGCCGGGGCTGTCACCGCCCCTGCAGCAGCACCCACACGGGCAGACGGGCGACAGGAGCGCCTGGGGCCGCACCCGGAGCCTCGGGGGTCTCATCAGCGCCGTGGGCGCTGCCAGCCCCGCCGGGGTGTGCGGGGGGCCAGGCCCCGGTGCCCTGCCCGCGGCCAACGCCTACGCCAGCATCGACTTCTTGACGCATCACCTGAAAGAGGCCACGGTGGTGAAAG
- the IRS2 gene encoding insulin receptor substrate 2 isoform X2: protein MASPPEHGPPGPAGGDGPNLNNNNNNNNHSVRKCGYLRKQKHGHKRFFVLRGPGAGGDEAGAGGGPAPQPPRLEYYESEKKWRSKAGAPKRVIALDCCLNINKRADAKHKYLIALYTKDEYFAVAADNEQEQEGWYRALTDLVSEGRAGAGDAPPAAAAAAAASGSCSASLPGALGGSAGAAAADDSYGLVAPATAAYREVWQVNLKPKGLGQSKNLTGVYRLCLSARTIGFVKLNCEQPSVTLQLMSIRRCGHSDSFFFIEVGRSAVTGPGELWMQADDSVVAQNIHETILEAMKALKELFEFRPRSKSQSSGSSATHPISVPGARRHHHLVNLPPSQTGLVRRSRTDSLAATPPAAKCSACRVRTASEGDGGAAAAAAAAAAAGAGAGSGAAAAAAGGRPVSVAGSPLSPGPVRAPLSRSHTLSGGRAGKAALAPAGGGLQHSRSMSMPVAHSPPAATSPGSLSSSSGHGSGSYPPPPGPHPHLQHPLHPQRPSSGSASASGSPSDPGFMSLDEYGSSPGDLRVYCGHRSNTPESIAETPPARDGSAGELYGYMTMERPLSHCGGRAYRRVSGDGAPDLDRGLRKRTYSLTTPARQRPAPQPSSASLDEYTLMRATFSGSSGRLCPSCSASSPKVAYHPYPEDYGDVEIGSHRSSSSNLGADDGYVPMTPGVALLGAGSGSCKSDDYMPMSPTSVSAPKQILQPRPGPAALPPAGPAVPTPASAAGRAFPGTAGGYKTGSPAESSPEDSGYMRMWCGSKLSMESADSKLLPNGDYLNMSPSDAGTAGTPPDFFSAAGETLRGVPGYCYSSLPRSYKAPHACHGDSDQYVLMSSPVGRVLEEEQLEPAPGPAQASSAFPAAAAGSGHPQPPLPAVPSPGRPGGGGGSRPDGFLAQRCRAVRPTRLSLEGLPALPRMHEYPLPPEPRSPGEYINIDFGEAGARLSPPAPPLLASAASSSSLLSASSPASSLGSGTPGTSGDSRQRSPLSDYMNLDFSSPKSPQPGAQGRDPVGSLDALLSPEASVYPPLPPRPAAPSSALQPPPLPPPPGELYRLPAATTSQGPGAAASSSSGTGDNGDYTEMAFGVAATPPQPIAAPPKPDGARVSSPVSGLKRLSLMDQVSGVEAFLQAGQPPDPHRGAKVIRADPQGGRRRHSSETFSSTTTVTPVSPSFAHTPKRHNSASVENVSLRKGSEGGCGGGLGGGDEPPSSPRQPSPTPQQARAWTPAQPGCSLVGCPGGNSSPMRRETSAGFQNGLNYIAIDVRDEPGLSPPLQQHPHGQTGDRSAWGRTRSLGGLISAVGAASPAGVCGGPGPGALPAANAYASIDFLTHHLKEATVVKE, encoded by the coding sequence ATGGCGAGCCCGCCGGAGCACGGGCCCCCCGGGCCGGCGGGCGGGGACGGCCCCaacctcaacaacaacaacaacaacaacaaccacagcgTGCGCAAGTGCGGCTACCTGCGCAAGCAGAAGCACGGCCACAAGCGCTTCTTCGTGCTGCGCGGGCCCGGCGCGGGCGGCGACGAGGCGGGCGCGGGCGGGGGCCCGGCGCCGCAGCCGCCGCGGCTCGAGTACTACGAGAGCGAGAAGAAGTGGCGGAGCAAGGCGGGCGCCCCGAAGCGGGTCATCGCGCTCGACTGCTGCCTGAACATCAACAAGCGCGCCGACGCCAAGCACAAGTACCTGATCGCCCTCTACACCAAGGACGAGTACTTCGCCGTGGCGGCCGACAACGAGCAGGAGCAGGAGGGCTGGTACCGCGCGCTCACCGACCTGGTCAGCGAGGGCCGCGCGGGCGCCGGCGACgcgccccccgccgccgccgccgccgccgccgcctccgggTCCTGCAGCGCCTCCCTGCCCGGCGCCCTGGGCGGCTCGGCGGGCGCCGCCGCGGCCGATGACAGCTACGGGCTGGTGGCGCCCGCCACGGCCGCCTACCGCGAGGTGTGGCAGGTGAACCTGAAGCCCAAGGGCCTGGGCCAGAGCAAGAACCTGACGGGCGTGTACCGCCTGTGCCTGTCGGCGCGCACCATCGGCTTCGTGAAGCTCAACTGCGAGCAGCCGTCGGTGACGCTGCAGCTCATGAGCATCCGCCGCTGCGGCCACTCGGACAGCTTCTTCTTCATCGAGGTGGGCCGCTCGGCCGTCACGGGCCCCGGCGAGCTGTGGATGCAGGCGGACGACTCGGTGGTGGCGCAGAACATCCACGAGACCATCCTGGAGGCCATGAAGGCGCTCAAGGAGCTCTTCGAGTTCCGGCCGCGCAGCAAGAGCCAGTCGTCCGGCTCGTCGGCCACGCACCCCATCAGCGTGCCCGGCGCGCGCCGCCATCACCACTTGGTCAACCTGCCCCCGAGCCAGACGGGGCTGGTGCGCCGCTCGCGCACCGACAGCCTGGCAGCCACCCCGCCCGCCGCCAAGTGCAGCGCGTGCCGGGTGCGCACGGCCAGCGAGGGCGAcggcggcgcggcggcggcggcggcggctgcggcggcggcgggggccggggcggggtccggggcggcggcggcggcggcgggcggcagGCCGGTGTCGGTGGCGGGCAGCCCCCTGAGCCCGGGCCCGGTGCGCGCGCCACTGAGCCGCTCGCACACGCTGAGCGGCGGCCGCGCGGGCAAGGCGGCGCTGGCGCCGGCAGGGGGCGGCCTGCAGCACAGCCGCTCCATGTCCATGCCAGTGGCGCACTCGCCCCCGGCGGCCACCAGCCCCGGCAGCCTGTCGTCCAGCAGCGGGCACGGCTCGGGCTCCTACCCGCCGCCCCCCGGCCCGCACCCGCACCTGCAGCACCCCCTGCACCCCCAGCGCCCCTCCAGCGGCAGCGCCTCGGCCTCGGGCTCCCCCAGCGACCCCGGCTTCATGTCCTTGGACGAGTATGGCTCCAGCCCCGGGGACCTGAGGGTCTACTGCGGCCACCGGAGCAACACGCCCGAGTCCATCGCCGAGACGCCCCCGGCGCGGGATGGCAGCGCGGGTGAGCTGTACGGCTACATGACCATGGAGCGGCCGCTGAGCCACTGCGGCGGCCGCGCCTACCGCAGGGTCTCCGGGGACGGCGCCCCGGACTTGGACCGAGGGCTGAGGAAGCGGACTTACTCGCTGACCACGCCTGCCCGGCAGCGGCCGGCGCCCCAGCCGTCCTCCGCGTCCCTGGACGAGTACACGCTGATGCGGGCCACCTTCTCGGGCAGCTCCGGCCGCCTGTGCCCGTCCTGCAGCGCGTCCTCTCCCAAGGTGGCCTACCACCCGTACCCCGAGGACTACGGCGACGTCGAGATCGGCTCGCACCGCAGCTCTAGCAGTAACCTGGGCGCGGACGACGGCTACGTGCCCATGACCCCCGGCGTGGCCCTCCTGGGGGCGGGCAGCGGGAGCTGCAAGAGCGACGACTACATGCCCATGAGCCCCACCAGCGTGTCGGCCCCGAAGCAGATCCTGCAGCCACGCCCCGGGCCCGCCGCCTTGCCCCCTGCGGGGCCAGCGGTGCCCACGCCCGCGTCGGCAGCCGGCAGGGCCTTCCCGGGCACCGCGGGCGGCTACAAGACCGGCTCCCCGGCCGAGAGCTCCCCCGAGGACAGCGGGTACATGCGCATGTGGTGCGGTTCCAAGCTGTCCATGGAGAGCGCCGACAGCAAGCTGCTGCCCAACGGGGACTACCTCAACATGTCCCCCAGCGACGCGGGCACCGCGGGCACCCCGCCCGACTTCTTCTCTGCTGCGGGGGAGACTCTGCGGGGCGTGCCCGGCTACTGCTACAGCTCCCTGCCCCGCTCCTACAAGGCCCCCCACGCCTGCCACGGCGACAGCGACCAGTACGTGCTCATGAGCTCGCCCGTGGGCCGGGTCTTGGAGGAGGAGCAGCTGGAGCCGGCCCCCGGCCCCGCGCAGGCGTCCAGTGCCTTCCCGGCCGCGGCGGCTGGCAGCGGCCACCCCCAGCCACCCCTCCCCGCCGTGCCTTCGCCTGGGAGGCCAGGCGGTGGCGGAGGTAGCCGCCCCGACGGCTTCCTGGCTCAGCGCTGCCGGGCAGTGCGGCCCACGCGCCTGTCTCTGGAGGGTCTGCCGGCCCTGCCCCGCATGCACGAATACCCGCTGCCCCCCGAACCCAGGAGTCCAGGCGAGTACATCAACATCGACTTCGGGGAGGCCGGCGCGCGCCTGTCGCCGCCCGCGCCCCCGCTCCTGGCCTCGGCCGCCTCCTCATCGTCGCTGCTGTCCGCCAGCAGCCCGGCCTCGTCCCTGGGCTCCGGCACCCCGGGCACGAGCGGGGACAGCCGGCAGCGCTCCCCGCTCTCCGACTACATGAACCTCGACTTCAGCTCGCCCAAGTCGCCGCAGCCGGGCGCCCAGGGCCGGGACCCCGTGGGCTCCTTGGACGCTCTGCTGTCCCCAGAGGCCTCCGTGTACCCGCCGCTGCCCCCTCGCCCGGCCGCCCCCTCCTCGGCCCTGCAGCCGCCGCCCCTGCCGCCCCCGCCGGGCGAGCTGTACCGCCTGCCTGCGGCAACCACCTCCCAGGGCCCAGGCGCGGCCGCCTCCTCGTCCTCGGGCACGGGGGACAACGGTGACTACACCGAGATGGCCTTCGGCGTGGCCGCCACCCCGCCGCAACCGATCGCGGCGCCCCCGAAGCCCGACGGTGCCCGGGTGAGCAGCCCCGTGTCCGGCCTCAAGAGGCTGAGCCTCATGGATCAGGTGTCGGGGGTCGAGGCCTTCCTGCAGGCCGGCCAGCCCCCAGACCCGCACCGAGGGGCCAAGGTCATCCGCGCGGACCCTCAGGGGGGCCGCCGCCGCCACAGCTCCGAGACCTTCTCTTCGACCACCACTGTGACCCCCGTGTCCCCGTCCTTTGCTCACACCCCCAAGCGTCACAACTCGGCCTCGGTGGAGAACGTTTCTCTCAGGAAAGGCAGCGAAGGGGGCTGCGGCGGCGGCCTGGGTGGGGGCGACGAGCCCCCCTCGTCGCCGCGCCAGCCCTCGCCGACGCCGCAGCAGGCGCGGGCCTGGACGCCGGCTCAGCCCGGCTGCAGCCTGGTCGGCTGTCCCGGGGGCAACAGTTCGCCCATGCGCCGGGAGACGTCCGCCGGCTTCCAGAATGGCCTCAACTACATCGCCATCGACGTGAGGGACGAGCCGGGGCTGTCACCGCCCCTGCAGCAGCACCCACACGGGCAGACGGGCGACAGGAGCGCCTGGGGCCGCACCCGGAGCCTCGGGGGTCTCATCAGCGCCGTGGGCGCTGCCAGCCCCGCCGGGGTGTGCGGGGGGCCAGGCCCCGGTGCCCTGCCCGCGGCCAACGCCTACGCCAGCATCGACTTCTTGACGCATCACCTGAAAGAGGCCACGGTGGTGAAAG